In Pseudomonas lalkuanensis, the following are encoded in one genomic region:
- a CDS encoding ParA family protein: MRVWAVANQKGGVGKTTTSIALAGLLADAGKRVVVVDLDPHGSMTSYFGHDPDTLEHSCFDLFLHQGGVPDGLPRELLLQTSHERISLLPSSTALATLERQSPGQNGLGLVIAKSLAQLWQQFDHAIIDSPPLLGVLMVNALAGSQQLVIPVQTEFLAVKGLERMVSTLSMVNRSRKQALPYTIVPTLFDRRTQASLNTLKVLRNNYPENLWQAYIPVDTRLRDASRAGVTPSQYDANSRGVIAYRALLKHLLSQQLAAQVA; the protein is encoded by the coding sequence ATGAGAGTCTGGGCAGTAGCCAACCAAAAAGGTGGAGTCGGCAAAACCACCACATCCATCGCCCTCGCGGGCCTGCTGGCGGATGCCGGCAAGCGCGTCGTGGTGGTCGACCTCGACCCCCACGGGTCGATGACCAGCTATTTCGGGCATGACCCGGACACGCTGGAACACAGCTGCTTCGACCTGTTCCTGCACCAGGGCGGCGTGCCCGATGGCCTGCCGCGCGAACTGCTGCTGCAGACCAGCCACGAACGCATCTCCCTGCTGCCCTCCAGCACCGCACTGGCCACCCTGGAGCGTCAGTCGCCGGGACAGAACGGCCTTGGCCTGGTGATCGCCAAGAGCCTGGCGCAGCTCTGGCAGCAGTTCGACCACGCCATCATCGACAGCCCGCCGTTGCTCGGCGTGCTCATGGTCAATGCCCTGGCGGGCAGCCAGCAGCTGGTGATCCCGGTACAGACCGAGTTCCTCGCGGTGAAGGGCCTGGAGCGCATGGTCAGCACCCTCTCCATGGTCAACCGTTCGCGCAAGCAGGCGCTGCCCTACACCATCGTGCCGACCCTGTTCGACCGCCGGACCCAGGCGTCGCTCAACACCCTCAAGGTGCTGCGCAACAACTACCCGGAAAACCTCTGGCAGGCCTACATCCCGGTGGACACTCGCCTGCGGGATGCCAGTCGCGCTGGCGTCACGCCGTCCCAGTACGATGCCAACAGCCGTGGCGTGATTGCCTACCGCGCCCTGCTCAAGCACCTGCTCAGCCAGCAACTGGCTGCCCAGGTGGCCTGA
- a CDS encoding protein-glutamate methylesterase/protein-glutamine glutaminase: MAVKVLVVDDSGFFRRRVSEILSSDLNIQVVGTATNGREAIDQALALKPDVITMDYEMPMMDGITAVRHIMQRCPTPVLMFSSLTHEGARVTLDALDAGAVDFLPKNFEDISRTPEKVKQLLCEKVHSIARSNRRYSSFSAPAHSAQPGPAPASSAPVRPAHVPAQPSHAAPAAPASSAAPKRKAYRLVAIGTSTGGPVALQRVLTQLPANFPAPLVLIQHMPAAFTKAFAERLDKLCRISVKEAEDGDVLRPGLALLAPGGKQMMVDARGVVRILPGDERLNYKPCVDITFGSAAKSYNDKVLAVVLTGMGADGREGARLLKQGGSQVWAQDEASCVIYGMPMAVVKANLADAVYGLDDIGRHLVEACM, from the coding sequence ATGGCAGTCAAGGTTCTGGTGGTGGATGACTCCGGGTTCTTCCGCCGCCGCGTCTCGGAAATCCTCTCTTCCGACCTCAATATCCAGGTGGTGGGTACCGCCACCAATGGGCGTGAAGCCATTGACCAGGCGCTGGCGCTCAAGCCCGACGTCATTACCATGGACTACGAGATGCCGATGATGGACGGCATCACCGCGGTGCGGCACATCATGCAGCGCTGCCCGACGCCGGTCCTGATGTTCTCCTCGCTGACCCACGAAGGCGCCCGCGTCACCCTCGACGCCCTGGATGCCGGTGCGGTGGACTTCCTGCCGAAGAACTTCGAGGACATCTCGCGCACCCCCGAGAAGGTCAAGCAGTTGCTCTGCGAGAAGGTGCACAGCATCGCCCGCAGCAACCGCCGCTACAGCAGTTTCAGCGCCCCGGCGCACTCGGCCCAGCCGGGCCCGGCTCCGGCCAGCAGTGCCCCGGTGCGTCCGGCCCATGTGCCGGCCCAGCCGAGCCACGCTGCGCCGGCTGCCCCGGCCAGCTCCGCCGCCCCAAAGCGTAAGGCCTACCGGCTGGTCGCCATCGGCACCTCTACCGGCGGGCCGGTTGCCCTGCAACGCGTGCTTACCCAACTGCCGGCCAATTTCCCGGCGCCCCTGGTGCTGATCCAGCACATGCCGGCGGCTTTCACCAAGGCCTTCGCCGAGCGCCTGGACAAGCTCTGCCGGATTTCCGTCAAGGAAGCCGAGGATGGCGACGTGCTGCGCCCGGGCCTGGCCCTGCTGGCGCCCGGCGGCAAGCAGATGATGGTCGATGCCCGTGGCGTGGTCCGCATTCTGCCCGGCGACGAGCGCCTCAACTACAAGCCCTGCGTGGACATCACCTTCGGCTCGGCGGCCAAGTCCTACAATGACAAGGTCCTGGCCGTGGTGCTGACCGGGATGGGCGCCGACGGACGTGAAGGTGCGCGCCTGCTGAAGCAGGGCGGCAGCCAGGTCTGGGCCCAGGACGAAGCCAGCTGCGTGATCTACGGCATGCCCATGGCGGTGGTGAAGGCCAACCTGGCCGACGCCGTCTATGGCCTGGACGATATCGGTCGCCATCTGGTCGAGGCGTGCATGTGA
- a CDS encoding chemotaxis response regulator CheY, producing MKILIVDDFSTMRRIIKNLLRDLGFTNTAEADDGTTALPMLHSGNFDFLVTDWNMPGMTGIDLLRAVRADERLKHLPVLMVTAEAKRDQIIEAAQAGVNGYVVKPFTAQVLKEKIEKIFERVNG from the coding sequence ATGAAAATCCTCATCGTTGACGATTTCTCGACGATGAGACGCATCATCAAGAACCTCTTGCGCGACTTGGGTTTCACCAATACCGCCGAAGCCGACGACGGCACCACGGCCCTGCCGATGCTGCACAGCGGCAACTTCGATTTCCTCGTGACCGACTGGAACATGCCCGGAATGACCGGCATCGACCTGCTGCGCGCCGTGCGTGCCGACGAGCGCCTGAAGCACCTGCCGGTCCTGATGGTGACTGCCGAGGCCAAGCGCGACCAGATCATCGAGGCCGCCCAGGCCGGCGTGAACGGCTATGTGGTCAAGCCTTTCACTGCCCAGGTGCTGAAAGAAAAAATCGAGAAGATCTTCGAGCGGGTCAACGGCTGA
- a CDS encoding CheW domain-containing protein codes for MSRPVATATRPQLALQSYLDALLHEASVELAESISRDEFEAAVLEEQVRDARLTRVLAEATLPAPELLAAPVALAVEPEVEPLLVLEPELLAPAPVEPEALPVQARVEPLVELGVSNASQADVPLLIAEGRPAWGEEPFECLLFDVAGLTLAVPLVSLGSIYALAGQELTPLFGQPDWFLGILPCQAGNLKVLDTARWVMPERYRDDFREGLQYVISVQGYEWGLAVHQVSRSIRLDPNEIKWRSQRSQRPWLAGTVIEHMCALLDVSALAELIASGAIKRMSLN; via the coding sequence ATGAGTCGTCCCGTCGCCACCGCCACCCGCCCGCAACTGGCCCTGCAGTCCTACCTGGATGCGCTGTTGCACGAGGCCTCGGTCGAGTTGGCCGAAAGCATCAGCCGGGACGAATTCGAAGCCGCGGTGCTGGAGGAGCAGGTTCGTGATGCTCGCCTGACCCGCGTGCTGGCCGAGGCGACCCTGCCGGCACCCGAGCTATTGGCCGCGCCGGTGGCGCTGGCCGTCGAGCCGGAAGTGGAACCGCTGCTGGTGCTGGAGCCCGAGCTCCTGGCGCCGGCGCCTGTTGAGCCCGAGGCGCTGCCGGTGCAGGCGCGCGTCGAGCCGCTGGTGGAGCTTGGCGTTTCCAATGCATCGCAGGCCGATGTGCCGTTGCTCATTGCCGAAGGCCGTCCCGCCTGGGGCGAGGAGCCCTTCGAGTGCCTGCTGTTCGACGTCGCCGGCCTGACCCTGGCCGTGCCCCTGGTGTCCCTGGGGTCCATCTATGCCCTGGCCGGCCAGGAACTGACGCCGCTGTTCGGCCAACCGGACTGGTTTCTCGGCATACTGCCCTGCCAGGCGGGCAACCTGAAGGTGCTGGATACCGCGCGCTGGGTGATGCCCGAGCGTTATCGCGACGACTTCCGCGAGGGCCTGCAGTACGTCATTTCGGTACAGGGCTACGAGTGGGGACTGGCGGTGCATCAGGTCAGCCGCTCCATCCGCCTGGACCCGAATGAGATCAAATGGCGCAGCCAGCGTAGCCAGAGACCCTGGCTGGCCGGTACCGTGATCGAACACATGTGCGCGTTGCTGGATGTCTCGGCCCTTGCCGAGCTGATCGCCAGCGGCGCCATCAAGCGCATGTCGCTGAATTGA
- a CDS encoding chemotaxis protein CheW: MKKSSAQGAEDPILQWVTFRLDNETYGINVMQVQEVLRYTEIAPVPGAPSYVLGIINLRGNVVTVIDTRQRFGLGPAPVTDNTRIVIIEADKQVVGILVDSVAEVVYLRQSEIETAPNVGNEESAKFIQGVCNKNGELLILVELDKMMSEEEWSELESI, encoded by the coding sequence ATGAAGAAATCGTCCGCTCAAGGTGCCGAAGATCCCATCCTGCAATGGGTGACTTTCCGCCTGGACAACGAAACCTACGGCATCAACGTGATGCAGGTGCAGGAAGTCCTGCGCTACACCGAAATCGCGCCGGTGCCGGGGGCGCCGAGCTACGTGCTCGGCATCATCAACCTGCGCGGCAATGTGGTGACCGTGATCGACACCCGCCAGCGCTTCGGCCTCGGCCCGGCGCCGGTGACCGATAACACCCGTATCGTCATCATCGAGGCGGACAAGCAGGTGGTGGGCATCCTGGTCGACAGCGTGGCCGAGGTGGTCTACCTGCGTCAGTCCGAGATCGAGACCGCGCCGAACGTCGGCAACGAAGAGTCCGCCAAGTTCATCCAGGGCGTCTGCAACAAGAACGGCGAACTGCTGATCCTCGTCGAACTGGACAAGATGATGAGCGAGGAAGAGTGGTCCGAGCTGGAGAGCATCTGA
- a CDS encoding protein phosphatase CheZ, whose product MDQNEHLLGDFESTLKDRARELVESLEKGNFTDAVQLIHELNHVRDRGLYQEVGKLTRELHNAIVNFQIDPHLPHAQEMSQIADATDRLSYVVHMTEKAANRTMDLVEESAPLLNGLSDEAQQLGAEWGRFMRREIGADGFRDLARRIEQFLARSQRDTDALSSKLNDILLAQDYQDLTGQVIKRVTQLVTEVESNLVKLVLMASQVDRYAGIEHDHAALRAELEQEKNPSRGEGPQIHADIREDVVSGQDDVDDLLSSLGF is encoded by the coding sequence ATGGACCAGAATGAACACCTGCTGGGAGACTTCGAGTCGACCCTGAAAGACCGTGCGCGGGAACTGGTGGAAAGTCTCGAGAAAGGCAACTTCACCGACGCCGTGCAACTCATCCACGAACTCAATCACGTCCGTGATCGCGGCCTCTACCAGGAAGTCGGCAAGCTCACCCGTGAGCTGCACAACGCCATCGTCAACTTCCAGATCGACCCGCATCTGCCCCACGCCCAGGAAATGTCGCAGATCGCGGACGCGACCGATCGCCTTTCCTACGTGGTGCACATGACCGAGAAGGCCGCCAACCGCACCATGGACCTGGTGGAGGAAAGCGCGCCGCTGCTCAACGGCCTGAGCGACGAAGCCCAGCAGCTGGGCGCGGAGTGGGGCCGCTTCATGCGCCGGGAAATCGGCGCGGACGGGTTCCGCGACCTGGCTCGCCGCATCGAGCAGTTCCTTGCCCGCAGCCAGCGCGATACCGATGCCCTGTCGAGCAAGCTCAACGACATCCTGCTGGCGCAGGACTACCAGGACCTTACCGGCCAGGTGATCAAGCGCGTGACCCAACTGGTCACCGAGGTGGAGAGCAACCTCGTCAAGCTGGTGCTGATGGCCAGCCAGGTGGATCGCTACGCCGGCATCGAGCACGACCACGCCGCGCTACGTGCAGAGCTGGAACAAGAAAAAAATCCTTCCAGGGGTGAAGGTCCGCAGATCCATGCCGATATACGTGAGGACGTAGTGTCCGGACAGGACGACGTCGACGATCTGCTATCCAGCCTAGGCTTTTAG
- a CDS encoding DUF2802 domain-containing protein encodes MIWIALLAAALALACAVLGWTCHRLAQRLRQEVEAQAARDAVRDQKFKELARCLEAYLAGSVRMGEELHELRRVVAPLPDKLSQLEQRDPSNLSFSQAARLVGLGASVDDLTQSCGLTKAEAELVSKLHQARKDHD; translated from the coding sequence TTGATCTGGATTGCACTGCTCGCGGCGGCCCTCGCCCTGGCCTGCGCGGTCCTGGGCTGGACCTGTCACCGGCTGGCCCAGCGCTTGCGCCAGGAGGTCGAGGCGCAGGCCGCGCGCGATGCGGTGCGTGACCAGAAGTTCAAGGAGCTGGCGCGTTGCCTCGAGGCTTACCTGGCAGGCAGCGTACGCATGGGCGAAGAACTCCACGAACTGCGCCGCGTGGTTGCGCCCCTGCCGGACAAGCTCAGCCAGCTCGAACAACGCGACCCCAGCAATCTTTCCTTCTCCCAGGCCGCGCGTCTGGTGGGACTCGGCGCCAGCGTCGACGACCTCACCCAATCCTGCGGCCTGACCAAGGCCGAAGCCGAACTGGTGAGCAAGCTGCACCAGGCCCGGAAAGATCACGACTGA
- a CDS encoding flagellar motor protein: MDVLSLIGVILAFVAIIGGNYLEGGHAAALLNGPAALIVLGGTLGAAFLQTPMSIFKRALAIIRWILFPPRVDLAGGITSVVNWSMTARKEGLLGLEPVADGEPDPFARKGLQLLVDGAEPESIRSILEVDLFTQEGRDLQAAKVFESMGGYAPTIGIIGAVMGLIHVMGNLADPSQLGGGIAVAFVATIYGVGFANLLLLPIGNKLKSIAIRQSRYREMLLEGILSIAEGENPRSIELKLQGFMD, from the coding sequence ATGGATGTACTGAGCCTCATCGGGGTAATCCTGGCCTTCGTCGCCATCATCGGCGGCAATTACCTCGAAGGCGGCCACGCCGCGGCCCTGCTCAACGGGCCGGCGGCGCTGATCGTCCTGGGCGGCACCCTGGGCGCTGCATTCCTGCAGACGCCCATGAGCATCTTCAAGCGTGCCCTGGCCATCATCCGCTGGATTCTCTTCCCGCCCCGGGTGGACCTCGCCGGTGGCATCACCAGCGTGGTGAACTGGAGCATGACCGCGCGCAAGGAGGGCCTGTTGGGCCTGGAACCGGTGGCGGACGGCGAACCCGATCCCTTCGCTCGCAAAGGCCTGCAACTGCTGGTGGATGGCGCCGAGCCGGAGTCCATCCGCAGCATCCTCGAAGTCGACCTCTTCACCCAGGAAGGCCGCGACCTGCAGGCCGCCAAAGTGTTCGAGAGCATGGGCGGCTACGCGCCCACCATCGGCATCATCGGTGCCGTCATGGGGCTGATCCACGTCATGGGCAACCTGGCCGATCCCAGCCAGCTCGGCGGCGGCATCGCCGTGGCCTTCGTCGCCACCATCTACGGTGTCGGCTTCGCCAACCTGCTGCTGCTGCCCATCGGCAACAAGCTGAAATCCATCGCCATACGCCAGTCGCGTTACCGCGAGATGCTGCTGGAGGGCATCCTGTCCATCGCCGAAGGCGAGAACCCGCGCTCCATCGAACTCAAGCTGCAAGGCTTCATGGATTGA
- the fliA gene encoding RNA polymerase sigma factor FliA: MTPATGLRMYGKAQARDSQHQLIERYAPLVKRIAYHLLARLPASVQVEDLMQSGMIGLLEASKKYDGSKGASFETYAGIRIRGAMLDEVRKGDWAPRSVHRNTRMVSEAIRTIEARTGRDAKDQEVAAELGLSLEDYYGILSDTLGSRLFSFDDLLQEGEQGGLREDAGVTQFSPSHDLEDERFQAALADAIANLPERERLVLALYYDEELNLKEIGEVLGVSESRVSQLHSQCAARLRARLGEWRAR; this comes from the coding sequence ATGACACCCGCCACTGGACTGCGTATGTACGGCAAGGCTCAGGCAAGGGATTCGCAACATCAGTTGATCGAGCGCTATGCCCCCCTGGTCAAGCGCATCGCCTATCACCTGCTCGCGCGCCTGCCAGCCAGCGTACAGGTGGAAGACCTGATGCAGTCCGGGATGATCGGCTTGCTCGAAGCTTCGAAGAAATACGACGGCAGCAAGGGCGCCAGCTTCGAAACCTACGCCGGTATCCGCATTCGCGGAGCCATGCTCGATGAAGTCCGCAAGGGCGACTGGGCGCCGCGTTCGGTGCACCGCAATACCCGCATGGTGAGCGAGGCCATCCGCACCATCGAGGCGAGAACAGGACGCGACGCTAAAGATCAGGAAGTTGCTGCCGAACTTGGATTGAGTCTCGAAGACTACTACGGCATTCTGAGCGACACCTTGGGCAGCCGCCTGTTCAGCTTCGACGACCTGTTGCAGGAAGGCGAGCAGGGCGGTCTGCGCGAGGACGCCGGTGTCACCCAATTTTCACCTTCCCATGATCTGGAAGACGAACGCTTCCAGGCCGCGCTGGCCGATGCCATCGCGAACCTGCCCGAGCGTGAGCGCCTGGTACTGGCGCTGTATTACGACGAAGAACTGAACTTGAAGGAAATCGGTGAAGTGCTGGGGGTCAGCGAATCGCGGGTCAGCCAGTTGCATAGCCAGTGCGCGGCACGCTTGCGCGCACGGCTTGGCGAATGGCGAGCACGCTGA
- the fleN gene encoding flagellar synthesis regulator FleN → MGSMHPVQVIAVTGGKGGVGKTNVSVNLSLALADLGRRVMLLDADLGLANVDVLLGLTAKRTLADVINGECDLRDVLLQGPGGIRIVPAASGTQSMVQLSPMQHAGLIQAFSEISDNLDVLVIDTAAGIGDSVVSFVRAAQEVIVVVCDEPTSITDAYALIKLLNRDYGMSRFRVLANMAHSPQEGRNLFAKLTKVTDRFLDVALQYVGAVPYDESVRKAVQKQRAVYEAFPRSKCSLAFKAIAQKVDSWPLPANPRGHLEFFVERLVKQPSAETPV, encoded by the coding sequence ATGGGTAGTATGCATCCCGTACAGGTGATCGCGGTGACCGGCGGCAAGGGTGGCGTCGGCAAGACCAACGTGTCGGTGAACCTCTCGCTGGCATTGGCCGATCTCGGACGCCGCGTCATGTTGTTGGACGCCGACCTGGGACTCGCCAACGTCGACGTCCTGCTCGGCCTCACCGCCAAGCGCACACTGGCTGATGTGATCAATGGCGAATGCGACCTGCGCGACGTGCTGTTGCAGGGGCCGGGGGGCATCCGCATCGTCCCCGCCGCCTCCGGCACCCAGAGCATGGTGCAGCTTTCGCCCATGCAGCACGCCGGCCTGATCCAGGCATTCAGCGAAATCAGCGACAACCTCGACGTACTGGTGATCGACACCGCCGCCGGCATTGGCGATTCGGTGGTCAGCTTCGTCCGTGCGGCCCAGGAAGTGATAGTGGTCGTCTGCGATGAACCCACGTCGATCACCGACGCGTACGCACTGATCAAACTGCTCAACCGCGACTACGGCATGAGCCGCTTCCGCGTGCTGGCCAACATGGCCCACAGCCCGCAGGAAGGGCGCAACCTGTTCGCCAAGCTGACCAAGGTCACCGACCGTTTCCTCGACGTCGCCCTGCAGTACGTGGGCGCCGTTCCGTACGACGAGTCGGTGCGCAAGGCCGTGCAGAAGCAGCGCGCGGTCTATGAAGCCTTCCCGCGTTCGAAGTGCTCGCTGGCCTTCAAGGCCATCGCGCAGAAGGTCGATAGCTGGCCGCTGCCGGCCAATCCGCGGGGCCACCTGGAGTTCTTCGTCGAGCGGCTGGTCAAGCAGCCCTCCGCGGAAACCCCTGTATGA
- a CDS encoding chemotaxis protein CheA, with protein sequence MSFDADEEILQDFLVEAGEILEQLSEQLVELESRPDDMDLLNAIFRGFHTVKGGAGFLQLNALVECCHIAENVFDILRKGERRVDAELMDVVLQALDTVNEMFSEVRERSEPTPATPELLAALARLAEPAGAEPAPVAAAPAAPAPVEAPAPVEATADITDSEFEQLLDALGDSAGKAAEPVAAAADEITDDEFEALLDQLHGKGKFAGAAEPEAAVAAHASAPVSALATAGAGNDISDDEFEDLLDQLHGKGKFNGAVEAAANTPAAPVAPTPPAVPAAGGEHITDDEFEALLDQLHGKGKFSSASEEPVPAPAVSRPAPAPAPKPAAKAEPAPVPRQAAAPAAGNGAAGPAVASEAETTVRVDTARLDEIMNMVGELVLVRNRLVRLGANSGDESMAKAVSNLDVVTADLQTAVMKTRMQPIKKVFGRFPRLVRDLARNLKKEINLELVGEDTDLDKNLVEALADPLVHLVRNAVDHGIESPDEREAAGKPRTGRVVLSAEQEGDHILLMITDDGKGMDAAVLRAKAVEKGLLDKDAAERLTELECYNLIFAPGFSTKTEISDVSGRGVGMDVVKTKISQLNGTVNVFSQKGSGSKIVIKVPLTLAIMPTLMVMLANQAFAFPLVNVNEIFHLDLSRTNVVDGQEVVIVRDKALPLFYLKRWLVRDAAVEEQGEGHVVILSVGTQRIGFVVDQLVGQEEVVIKPLGKMLQGTPGMSGATITGDGRIALILDVPSMLKHYARRG encoded by the coding sequence ATGAGCTTCGACGCCGATGAAGAAATCCTCCAGGACTTCCTGGTAGAGGCCGGCGAGATTCTGGAGCAACTGTCCGAGCAGCTGGTCGAGCTGGAAAGCCGCCCTGACGACATGGACCTGCTCAACGCGATTTTCCGTGGCTTCCACACCGTGAAAGGTGGTGCCGGTTTTCTCCAGCTCAATGCGCTGGTGGAGTGCTGCCACATCGCCGAGAACGTCTTCGACATCCTGCGCAAGGGCGAGCGCCGCGTGGATGCCGAACTGATGGACGTGGTGCTGCAGGCCCTGGACACGGTCAATGAGATGTTCAGCGAGGTGCGCGAGCGCAGCGAGCCGACGCCCGCCACGCCGGAGCTGCTGGCTGCCCTGGCGCGCCTGGCCGAACCGGCCGGCGCCGAGCCTGCACCCGTCGCTGCGGCGCCGGCGGCCCCCGCGCCTGTCGAAGCACCGGCTCCCGTCGAAGCAACCGCCGACATCACCGACAGCGAGTTCGAGCAGCTGCTCGACGCGCTGGGTGACAGCGCCGGCAAGGCCGCCGAACCGGTCGCCGCTGCCGCTGATGAAATCACCGACGACGAGTTCGAAGCGCTGCTCGACCAGTTGCACGGCAAAGGCAAGTTCGCCGGTGCCGCGGAGCCGGAAGCCGCTGTCGCTGCCCATGCGTCCGCCCCGGTGTCGGCGCTGGCCACTGCCGGTGCGGGTAACGATATCTCCGATGACGAATTCGAAGACCTGCTCGACCAGTTGCACGGCAAGGGCAAGTTCAACGGTGCCGTGGAAGCGGCCGCCAATACCCCGGCTGCGCCCGTGGCTCCCACCCCCCCGGCCGTTCCCGCTGCCGGTGGCGAACACATCACCGACGACGAATTCGAAGCGCTGCTCGACCAGTTGCATGGCAAGGGCAAGTTCAGCAGTGCCAGCGAGGAGCCGGTGCCCGCGCCTGCCGTGAGCCGTCCGGCTCCCGCACCTGCGCCCAAGCCGGCGGCCAAGGCAGAACCCGCCCCCGTACCGCGCCAGGCTGCAGCGCCCGCTGCCGGTAACGGCGCGGCCGGCCCAGCCGTGGCCAGCGAGGCGGAAACCACCGTGCGGGTGGATACCGCGCGCCTGGACGAGATCATGAACATGGTCGGCGAGCTGGTGCTGGTGCGTAACCGTCTGGTGCGCCTGGGCGCCAACAGCGGCGATGAGTCCATGGCCAAGGCCGTGTCCAACCTGGACGTGGTCACCGCCGACCTGCAGACCGCGGTGATGAAGACGCGGATGCAGCCGATCAAGAAAGTCTTCGGCCGCTTCCCGCGCCTGGTCCGCGACCTGGCGCGCAACCTGAAGAAGGAAATCAACCTCGAACTGGTGGGCGAGGACACTGACCTCGACAAGAACCTGGTCGAGGCCCTGGCCGACCCGCTGGTGCACCTGGTGCGCAACGCCGTCGACCACGGCATCGAGTCCCCGGACGAGCGCGAGGCCGCCGGCAAGCCGCGTACCGGCCGTGTGGTGCTGTCCGCCGAGCAGGAAGGCGACCACATCCTTCTGATGATCACCGACGACGGCAAGGGCATGGACGCAGCCGTGCTGCGCGCCAAGGCGGTGGAGAAGGGGCTGCTGGACAAGGACGCCGCCGAGCGCCTGACCGAACTGGAGTGCTACAACCTGATCTTCGCCCCGGGCTTCTCCACCAAGACCGAGATTTCCGACGTGTCCGGCCGTGGCGTCGGCATGGACGTGGTGAAGACCAAGATCTCCCAGCTCAACGGCACGGTGAACGTGTTTTCGCAGAAGGGCTCGGGTTCGAAGATCGTCATCAAGGTTCCGCTGACCCTGGCGATCATGCCGACCCTGATGGTGATGCTGGCCAACCAGGCCTTCGCCTTCCCGCTGGTCAACGTCAACGAGATATTCCACCTCGACCTGTCCCGCACCAACGTGGTGGACGGCCAGGAGGTGGTGATCGTCCGCGACAAGGCATTGCCGCTGTTCTACCTCAAGCGCTGGCTGGTACGTGACGCAGCGGTGGAAGAGCAGGGCGAGGGCCATGTGGTGATTCTCTCCGTGGGTACCCAGCGCATCGGCTTCGTGGTCGACCAGCTGGTAGGCCAGGAGGAAGTGGTGATCAAGCCGCTGGGCAAGATGCTCCAGGGCACGCCGGGCATGTCCGGCGCCACCATCACCGGCGACGGCCGTATCGCGCTGATCCTCGACGTGCCGAGCATGCTCAAGCATTACGCACGCCGTGGTTGA
- the motD gene encoding flagellar motor protein MotD, with protein MARRRHQEEHENHERWLVSYADFITLLFAFFVVMYSISSINEGKYKILSETLVGVFNQPDRSIKPIPVGEEKPRTTESDRSMVEESERTQSSIDDPGADPLQEIAQSMRDAFGELISSDQVNVRGNELWVEIEMNSSLLFPSGDAVPNDVAFSLIEKVARILAPYDNPVHVEGFTDNLPIATSQFPSNWELSTARAASIVRMLAMDGVAPSRLAAVGYGEFQPVADNATAEGRSRNRRVVLVISRNLDVRRSVSGVGSAHAKADAALKRAGTQPAPAAAAPAPGTGAVNSLSPAPQGR; from the coding sequence ATGGCGCGCAGGCGGCATCAGGAAGAACACGAGAATCACGAACGCTGGCTGGTGTCCTACGCGGACTTCATCACCCTGCTGTTCGCCTTCTTCGTGGTGATGTACTCCATCTCCTCGATCAACGAAGGCAAGTACAAGATCCTTTCCGAAACCCTGGTGGGCGTGTTCAACCAGCCGGACCGTTCGATCAAGCCGATCCCGGTGGGCGAGGAGAAGCCGCGCACCACCGAGTCGGATCGTTCCATGGTGGAGGAGAGCGAACGCACCCAGTCGTCGATCGACGATCCGGGCGCCGATCCTTTGCAGGAGATCGCCCAGAGCATGCGTGACGCCTTTGGCGAGCTGATCAGTTCCGACCAGGTGAACGTGCGCGGCAATGAACTCTGGGTGGAGATCGAGATGAACTCCAGCCTGCTGTTTCCCAGCGGCGATGCGGTTCCCAATGACGTCGCGTTCAGCCTGATCGAGAAGGTCGCCAGGATTCTGGCGCCTTACGACAACCCGGTGCATGTGGAAGGCTTCACCGACAACCTGCCCATCGCCACTTCGCAATTCCCGTCCAACTGGGAGCTGTCCACCGCCCGGGCCGCCAGCATCGTGCGGATGTTGGCGATGGACGGCGTGGCACCCAGCCGCCTGGCGGCGGTGGGCTATGGTGAATTCCAGCCGGTGGCGGACAATGCCACCGCCGAAGGGCGCTCGCGCAATCGCCGCGTGGTGCTGGTGATTTCCCGCAACCTCGATGTGCGCCGCAGCGTGAGCGGTGTCGGCAGCGCCCATGCAAAAGCGGATGCCGCGTTGAAACGGGCTGGCACGCAACCTGCACCAGCAGCGGCAGCACCGGCCCCTGGAACGGGGGCCGTCAATTCCCTGTCGCCCGCCCCCCAGGGCCGGTGA